In Iodobacter fluviatilis, one DNA window encodes the following:
- a CDS encoding YheT family hydrolase, with the protein MSRAFPFAIPAYSAPVWLPGGHAQTIYPATLMWKKAPAYRRESWITPDLDSIVVDWVDGRAGTPLVVLFHGLEGSSHSHYATSLFDFLYTQGWRGVVPHFRSCGNVINRLPRAYHAGDSAEIDWVLCRIRAQHPDVPIFAVGVSLGGNALLKWLGEQGDAAAAVINAAAAVCSPMDLTATGNALDQGFNRRVYTREFLRSLRKKTFAKLKLVDNPFLDQHSLRLASTLREFDHLVTAPVHGFKSVEHYWQSASCKLYLPKISLPSLVINTKNDPFVPAESLPTQSDVSGHVTLVQPLEGGHVGFASGAMPGKLQWLPQTLHRFFQSHLPLPR; encoded by the coding sequence ATGTCTCGCGCTTTTCCCTTTGCTATACCGGCGTATTCTGCCCCTGTCTGGTTGCCTGGCGGGCACGCGCAAACCATTTATCCTGCCACGCTGATGTGGAAAAAAGCACCTGCATATCGCAGGGAATCTTGGATCACACCTGATTTGGATTCCATTGTGGTGGATTGGGTCGATGGCCGGGCAGGCACGCCGCTGGTGGTGTTATTTCATGGGCTGGAAGGGAGCTCGCACAGTCATTACGCCACCTCCCTATTTGATTTTCTGTATACACAAGGCTGGCGGGGTGTTGTGCCGCATTTTCGCTCCTGTGGCAACGTGATCAACCGTTTACCTAGGGCTTACCATGCGGGGGATTCTGCTGAAATAGACTGGGTGCTCTGCCGCATTCGTGCCCAGCATCCAGATGTGCCAATCTTTGCGGTAGGTGTTTCTCTGGGGGGAAATGCATTGCTCAAATGGCTGGGAGAGCAGGGCGATGCTGCTGCTGCCGTCATTAATGCGGCTGCCGCGGTGTGTTCGCCCATGGATTTAACGGCCACAGGCAATGCATTGGATCAGGGGTTTAATCGACGGGTGTATACGCGTGAATTTTTGCGCAGCTTACGTAAGAAAACCTTTGCTAAACTGAAACTCGTCGATAACCCCTTTCTGGATCAGCACAGCCTGCGTCTTGCCTCAACGCTGCGGGAATTTGATCATTTGGTAACGGCCCCGGTGCATGGCTTTAAGAGCGTAGAGCATTACTGGCAAAGCGCGAGTTGTAAGCTTTATTTACCTAAGATCAGCTTGCCCAGCCTAGTCATTAATACGAAAAACGATCCCTTTGTCCCAGCAGAATCTTTGCCCACGCAAAGCGATGTGTCCGGGCACGTTACTCTGGTACAACCACTTGAAGGTGGCCATGTGGGCTTTGCATCGGGCGCCATGCCAGGTAAATTGCAATGGTTGCCGCAGACCTTGCATCGTTTTTTTCAGAGCCACTTGCCGTTACCCCGTTAA